In Candidatus Vesicomyosocius okutanii, one DNA window encodes the following:
- the tkt gene encoding transketolase: MPSRRDLANAIRVLSMDAVQRANSGHPGAPMGMADIAQVLWNDHLKYNPMNAKWTNRDRFVLSNGHGSMLIYSLLHLSGYDLNMDDIKDFRQLHARTAGHPEYGYVDGIETTTGPLGQGITNAVGMAIAERTLGAQFNKLGHNIVDHNTYVFMGDGCLMEGLSHESCAMAGTLGLGKLIVFWDDNDISIDGHISDWMEKDVASRFESYGWHVVRDVNGHDPDAINSAINAAKDEITKPSFICTRTTIGFGSPNLCGTHNCHGSPLGNEEIAATRKELGWDFAPFEIPVDIYEGWDHKKKGIADELAWNIKFAAYKAEFSADATEFERRMSGDLPANFEVEMDQFIAKTQDEMPSIASRQASQRTIEAMGPLLPEMFGGSADLTGSNLTNWSGTVKVNAENANGNYLSWGVREFGMAHMMNGIVLHGGFKVYGATFFMFMEFMRNALRMSALMKIGTIYVYTHDSIGLGEDGPTHQPVEQLATMRMIPNFQSWRGCDAVESAVSWKMAMLRSDAPTGLVFSRQTLTAMERTSEQVENIEKGGYVLKDCEGLADIIFIATGSEVNLAIEAVAVINAKVRVVSMPCTNAYDDQDQAYKDSVLTPGIKRLAIEAGVADGWYKYVGLDGGVVCMTTFGESAPADQLFKAFGFTIDNVIAKAKAIIG, encoded by the coding sequence ATGCCATTCGTGTTTTAAGTATGGACGCAGTTCAAAGGGCAAACTCAGGTCATCCAGGTGCGCCAATGGGTATGGCAGATATTGCACAGGTACTTTGGAATGATCATTTAAAGTATAACCCAATGAATGCTAAGTGGACTAATCGTGACCGTTTTGTGTTATCAAATGGACATGGTTCAATGCTTATTTACTCATTATTACATTTGTCAGGTTACGACCTTAATATGGATGATATTAAAGATTTTCGTCAATTACACGCTAGAACTGCAGGGCATCCTGAATATGGTTATGTAGATGGTATTGAAACAACAACAGGTCCATTAGGACAAGGTATTACTAATGCAGTGGGTATGGCAATTGCTGAGCGAACATTAGGTGCACAATTTAACAAGTTGGGTCATAATATTGTTGATCATAACACATATGTATTTATGGGTGATGGTTGTTTAATGGAAGGTTTATCTCACGAATCTTGTGCTATGGCAGGTACATTAGGACTTGGCAAATTAATTGTTTTTTGGGATGATAATGATATTTCTATTGATGGTCATATTTCTGATTGGATGGAAAAAGATGTGGCAAGTCGTTTTGAGTCTTATGGTTGGCATGTTGTTCGTGATGTTAATGGTCATGATCCTGATGCAATTAATTCTGCAATTAATGCAGCTAAGGATGAGATTACTAAGCCCTCATTTATTTGTACACGCACAACTATTGGTTTTGGTTCGCCTAATTTATGTGGTACTCACAATTGTCATGGTTCGCCACTTGGTAATGAGGAGATTGCAGCAACTCGTAAAGAGTTGGGTTGGGATTTTGCTCCATTTGAAATTCCTGTAGATATTTATGAAGGATGGGATCATAAAAAAAAAGGCATTGCTGATGAATTAGCTTGGAATATTAAATTTGCAGCTTATAAAGCGGAGTTTTCGGCAGATGCTACTGAGTTTGAGCGTCGTATGTCGGGTGACTTGCCTGCTAATTTTGAAGTTGAGATGGATCAATTTATTGCTAAAACACAAGATGAAATGCCAAGTATTGCTTCTCGTCAGGCCTCTCAACGTACTATTGAAGCTATGGGTCCATTATTGCCAGAAATGTTTGGCGGTTCTGCTGATTTAACTGGTTCTAATTTAACCAATTGGTCAGGAACTGTTAAAGTGAATGCAGAAAATGCAAATGGTAATTATCTTTCATGGGGTGTACGTGAATTTGGTATGGCACATATGATGAATGGTATAGTGCTTCATGGTGGTTTTAAGGTTTATGGCGCAACTTTCTTTATGTTTATGGAATTTATGCGTAATGCATTACGTATGTCAGCACTTATGAAAATTGGTACAATTTATGTTTATACCCATGATTCTATTGGTTTAGGAGAAGATGGACCTACGCATCAGCCAGTTGAGCAGTTAGCAACTATGCGTATGATTCCTAATTTCCAGTCTTGGAGAGGATGTGATGCAGTTGAATCAGCAGTTTCCTGGAAGATGGCGATGCTTAGAAGCGATGCACCAACAGGATTGGTATTTTCACGTCAAACTTTGACAGCAATGGAGCGAACTTCTGAACAAGTAGAAAATATTGAAAAAGGAGGTTATGTTCTTAAAGATTGTGAAGGTTTGGCTGATATTATTTTTATTGCAACTGGTTCTGAAGTGAACTTAGCAATTGAAGCAGTAGCGGTAATAAATGCTAAGGTTCGTGTAGTTTCAATGCCTTGTACAAATGCTTATGATGATCAAGATCAAGCTTATAAAGATTCAGTTTTAACGCCAGGTATTAAGCGCCTTGCGATTGAGGCAGGTGTTGCTGATGGATGGTATAAATACGTAGGTTTAGATGGTGGCGTGGTTTGTATGACAACTTTTGGTGAGTCTGCGCCGGCAGATCAATTATTTAAAGCATTTGGCTTTACAATAGATAATGTCATTGCAAAAGCAAAAGCCATTATCGGTTAG